The stretch of DNA GACCCTTCATGCAGCAGGCCGATGCTTCGCCGCCGGAGCCCGCGGCTGCGGAAGCCGTGCAGGAGCAGATTGCGCCGACCCCGCCGCAGGAGAAGCCGGAAGTCATAGCCCCGCCGGAGCAGAAGGTGGAAATGAAGCCGGCGACGGACCCCGCCAAGCCGGCTCCGGAGGCCAAGCCGTCGCCGGTGAAGCCGAAAGTGGTTCGCCCCGACGCGAAAAAACCGACCGACGCGCCGCCTGCGCCGCGAACGACGGCCTCGCCCAAGGCCGAGCGCCAGGCGCCGGCCGCGTCCGCCGCCAACGCCGGCGCATCGGCCGCGGCGCTTGCTTCCTACCGGCAGATGGTGGCCTCCCATCTGCAACGCTTCAAGCAATACCCGCCCGCCGCCAAGGCCGCGGGCCAGCAGGGCACCGCGCGGGTCAGTTTCACGCTCAGCCGAAGCGGCGGGGTGCTTTCCGTCGGCCTCGGCGGCTCGTCAGGCCATTCGGCGCTGGATGCCGAGACGCTGGCGATGGTGCGCCGCGCCCAGCCGTTTCCCGCATTCCCTGCTGACGTAAAGCAGGCCTCGATGCCGTTTAGCGCGCCGGTGGCGTTCTATATAAGGTAGCGCCTCATTCCTTCACCGCGCCGGTCAGCGACGAGACGTAGTAATCCACGAACAGCGAATAAAACAGCGCGACCGGCAGCGAGCCGAGCAGTGAGCCCGCCATCAGCGCGCCCCACTGGTAGACGTCGCCGGTGACGAGTTCGGTCAGGATCGCGACCGGCACCGTCTTGTTGGCGCCGCTCTGGATGAAGGCGAGTGCATAGATGAACTCGTTCCACGACAGCGTGAAGGAGAAGATGCCGGCCGAGATCAGGCCAGGCACGGCGAGCGGCAGCGTGATCCGCCGCAGGATCTGCAGCCGTGTGGCGCCATCGACCAGCGCGCATTCCTCCAGCTCATACGGGATCGACTTGAAATAGCCGATCAGGAGCCAGGTGCAGAACGGCACCAGGAAGGTCGGATACACCAGAGGATCAGCGCCATCGGTGAGTCGAACAGGCCGAACTGCACGATCACGGTCGCCAGCGGAATGAACAGGATCGAGGGCGGCACCAGATAGGCGAGATAGATGCCGAGCCCCACGTAAGGGCTGCCGCGGAAGCGCAGGCGCTCGATCGCGTAAGCCGCAAGCGTACTCGCAAACAGCGACAGGAACGTGGAGCCGATCGCCACGAACATCGTGGTCCTCAGCCAGGTCGGGTAGGCGGTATTGAACAGCAAATGCTTGATATGGGCGAGCGTCGGCGAGGAGATCCAGAACGGATTGTGCTCCCTGTAGTTCAGAAGCTCGGCGTTCGGCTTGAACGAGGTGATGGCCATCCAGTAGAACGGGAACAGCAGGATCAGCACAAAGCAAGACAGCGGCAGGTAGATCATCATCACCCGCCGCGCCCGCGAATCCCACGCCATAGTGTCCGGCGTGGCGCTGCCGACATTGGTCGATTGCTGGGCGACTGCGTCAGTCATTGGCTTCTCCCTGCTGCCATTTGCGGCGCGCGAGGCCGAAGTAGCTGAACAATGTCGCGAACACCAGGAACGGGATCATCGACACCGCGATCGCCGCACCTTCGCCGAGCTCGCCGCCGGCGATGCCGCGCTGGAACGCCAGCGTCGCGAGCAGATGGGTGGAGTTGACCGGCCCGCCGCGGGTGATGGCGTAGACGAGCTGGAAATCGGTAAAGGTGAAGATGATCGAGAACGTCATCACGATCGCGAGGATCGGCATCATCATCGGGAAGGTGATGTAGCGGAAGCGCTGCCAGGCGCTGGCCCCGTCCAGCATCGCCGCCTCATAGAGCGATGGCGAAATCGTCTGCAGGCCTGCCAACAGCGAGATCGCCACGAAGGGAATGCCGCGCCAGATGTTGGCCACGATCAGCGAGAAGCGCGCCGGCCAGGGCGTGCCGAGGAAATCGATATTGGTCGAGCGGATATGCAGCACGTCGACCAAGAGATAGGAGATGATCGAGAACTGCGGATCGTAGATCCACCAGAACGCCAGCGCCGACAGCACCGTCGGCACGATCCACGGCAGCAGCACGATGGCGCGCAACAGGCTCTTGAGCGGGAAGTGGTTGTTGAGCAGCAGCGCCAGCCAGAAGCCGAGCGCGAATTTCCCGATGGTCGCGACCCCTGTGTAGAAGATGCTGTAGAACACCGCGTTCCACCACAAGGGATCCTTGAGCAGATACTGGAAATTCTCCAGGCCGATAAAGACGCCGCGCTGGCCGATCGTGGTGTCGGTGAAGGCGAGCCAGACGCCCAGGCCCAGCGGATAGGTGAGGAACACCGTCAACAGCCCGATCGCGGGTGCAAGGCACATCACGATCAGGAACGGCTTGTAGTCGAACAGGCGTGCGATCCAGCCCGGTTGCCGGAGCGCCACGCGGTGCGATGGTAGAGTCGTTACAGACATTGATTATTCATCCCGGTGCTTCGCGCGTCACCACCGTCATTGCCTGCGACAAACGCGAAGCGTTTGTGCAAGGGAGCGAAGCAACGAAGCAATCCATCTGTCCCCGGCGGCACGATGGATTGCTTCGCTTCGCTCGCAATGACGTTCCCTACCGGCCCTGCCGCCGGAAATATCGCTTGCAGCGCTGCTCCGCTTCCGCGGCCGCAGTCTCCGGGGTCGAGGCACCTGTCGCAACCGCCGCGCACATCTGTATCAGCACGTAATCGGCGCCGACGGCGCCGGTTGCCGTCGAGATCGGCCCCTTGTAGCCGTCGTAATAGGTGCTGTTCATGGTGTCCTTGAAGATCTTGACCTTCGGATCTTCGGACCAAACCTTGGCTTCGGCGTAGGCGGCAAGCGGCTGCGACCAATAGCCGGAGTTGGCATTGAGCCACGGCTCGTACTGGTCCTTTTCCAGCATGTACTGCAGGAATGCCTTTGCGGCGTTGGGATACTGGCTGTGCTTGAACAGCATCGCGTTCAGCGTCAGGCCCGCCATCGGCGAGATCTTGGCGAGGCCCTTCGGCAGCAGCTGGTGCTCGCTGTCTTCGGCGATCGCGCGGGTCGCCGGATCGTTCTTCAGCGAGAAATACAGCGAGACGCCGTTGGCGGTCAGCGAGATTTCCTGCGAGGAATAGGCGCGGTTGTTGCTGACGTCGTTCCACGACGGCGTGCCGGCGATGAAGGTCGGGTACAGTTCCTTGACCCAGTTCAGCGCGGCGATGGTCTCCTTGCTGTTGATGACGATGTTGCCTTCCTCGTCGAGCAGGGCGGCGTTGTGCGACCACAGCACCCAGTTGGCGAAGCCGTTTCCGTCGCCCCTGGCGTTGCCCAGCGCGAAGCCGGCCGGCTTGCCGGCCTTTTGCAGCTTGCGGCACAGATCCAGGATTCCGGCATGGTCTTCCGGGACCTTGTCGAAGCCGACCGATTGCAGAATTGATTTGCGGTAGATCAAGGGGCCGGCGCTGGCGCCGAACGGCAATCCGATCCAGGCGTCGCTCTTATTGCGCTTGCCGTATTTCTGCGCCAGCGGCTGCCAGCCGCCATAGCGCTTGCCGAGATAGTCGGCCACGTCGGTCAGCTCGACCAGCTTGTCGACATAGATGTGCGGCGCGTCCGAGAAGCCGATGATGACGTCGGGGCCGGCGCCGGAATTCGACGTCACCGCGGTCTGCTGGTTGATGTCTTCCCAGCCGACGAAGTCGACCTTGACCTCGACGCCGGTCTCCTTGGTGAATTTGGCTGCATTGGCGCGGAACACGTCCTCATCAGCCTGCACGAAGCGCACCGGGCGCAGCATGCGCAGGCTCGCGCCTTTCTCAATCGCAAGCTTGGGCGCCGGGACGTCGGCAGCCTTGATGCCGGATGCGGTTTGCGCCGAAGCGCCGGTCACGGCGATCGCAGCCGCGGATGCGCCCAAAGCCAACGCGTCGCGACGGGTGATGTCGTTCCTCATGGTGCTCTCCCTGTGCGGGTTCCCGGCGTTGAATCGCCGGTGATCCCTGTCGTTCGACACCGTCTCTAGCTGTTCGGGCCGCGATCCATGCTGACGGGCTGCCAGCGTCGGAGCGCGGTGTCTTGCAGCACCGACGGATTGACGCAGCTTACCGGCCACATCCCCTGCAGGACCAGTGACAATTCGTAGCCCACGCGGCGCTTGCGCGCCTCGTCAAAACGTGCCGATGCCGAGGCCACATGCGCGGTCAGGGTGACGTTTTCCATCGAAAGCATCGGGTTGTTGTGGGACGGCGGCTCCTTTTCCAGCACGTCCAGCGCCGCATGCGCGATCCAGCCCTCCTGCAGCGCCTTGATCAGCGCTTCCTCGTCCACGGTGGCGCCGCGGCCGGTATTGATGAAGACGGCGGATTTTTTCATCTGGCGGAAATGCTTCTCGGTGAGCATGTGGTGCACCTCGGGCCGGGCCGGCGCATGCATCGAGACGAAATCCGACTGCGACAGCACCTCGTTCAGCGTCGCCGGCATCACGCCGTGATCGTACAACAGCGTTTCCTGGATGAAGGGATCGTAGGCCATCATGCGCAAGCCAAAGGGCGCCGCGCGCTTGGCGACCGCGCGCGCCACCCGGCCGAACGAGATGAAGCCCAGCGTCTGGCCCATCAGCCGCGGGATCTTCAAGAGCGCCGGACGTCCCTCCGACCAGCGGCCGGTGCGCACCATCTTGTCCTGCTCGACCAGCCTCCGGAACCCGGCCAGCAGCAGCATCATGGCGTGGTCGGCGACCTCCTCGATGAAGGTGTCGGGGATGTTGGTGACGGGAATGCCGCGGGCGGTGGCGGCCTTGACGTCGACGGAGTCGACGCCGACGCTGCCGAGCGTGATCACCTTGCAGTTTTCGAGCGCATCGATGACCGCTTTGGTGATCGGCATGCCCTTGGCGTAGATCGCGTCCGCGGTCTTTGCAGCGGCGATGAATTCCGCCTCGTTCGCTGGCGCCTCGATGATTTCGGCCCCGATCGGGTCGAGCGCTTCCTTTTCATAGTCGTAGCCGCCGCCGGCGACCGTGAAGCTCGCGCCTTTCGGCGTCACCACCCTGTATTTCGGCATTTCCTGCTCCCGATTTTATTCCTCGGTGTTGGTTTAAGGCGGCGGGCGCCGCCCTTTTCTTTTACGCGACTTCATCTTTTACGCGACCAAGCCGCTCCCTGCTACAATCGCCAGTTGCTGCCCGGATCGGGAGTAGCAGTTTTCGGGCGGATTTCCGCTGGCCTTCGTAACCAAGCGCTAAAGGGTCTCACGATATTGTGCGCCAAATCAATCGGCCAATCGCGTGCCACGCGCCTATTTCCGGAGATCCCCGTGAAGCTCACCAATCTCAAGATCACCCCCAAGCTCGGCATTCTGGTGGGAGTGACCTTGCTAGGGCTCTGCGTCGCCGGCGTGCTCGCGGGGTATCTGATGCAGCGTGAGATGCTGAATGCGCGGGTCGAGCAGACCAGGGCGATCGTCGACATGGCGCGCAACATGGCGTTGGGCTTGCAGAAGCAGGTTGCCGCGGGGCAGATGACCAAGGAGGCGGCGATCGCCGAATTCAGCAAGCGCGGCAATACGCTGACTTTCGACAACGGCAACGGCTACGTGTTCGCCTATACGATGGATGGCGTTGCGGTGCTGGCGCCGGTTCCCTCGCAGATCGGCCAGAACCGCATGGACATCGACACGGGCGGCAGAAAACTCGTGCGCGAACTGCGCGATGGCATCGCGGCCAATGGCGAAATCATGCTGCGCTACGAATTCCGCAAACCGGGCGAGGAAGCGCTGATCCGCAAATTCTCCTACGCGGTTCCGATCCCCGGCTGGAACATGTTCGTCGGCACCGGCGCCTATCTCGACGATCTCGACACCAAGATGAAGCCGATCGCGGCCGTGCTCGGCCTCGCCATTCTCGGCATCGCGCTGATTGCCGGCAGCATCGCCTGGATGATCGGCCGCAGCATTTCCAAGCCGCTCGTTCAGCTCGGCAGCCGCATGCAGGACCTCGCCGAGGGCCGTCTCGACGGCGAAATTCCCGGTATCGGCCGCGGCGAC from Bradyrhizobium sp. AZCC 1693 encodes:
- a CDS encoding TonB family protein; the encoded protein is MKNAFALHDISDQAGVRRWGASAFAIAAAHAALIALALNWYTQRPVPGVSLPAIMVDMAPASSAPQPTQMDLAPGPFMQQADASPPEPAAAEAVQEQIAPTPPQEKPEVIAPPEQKVEMKPATDPAKPAPEAKPSPVKPKVVRPDAKKPTDAPPAPRTTASPKAERQAPAASAANAGASAAALASYRQMVASHLQRFKQYPPAAKAAGQQGTARVSFTLSRSGGVLSVGLGGSSGHSALDAETLAMVRRAQPFPAFPADVKQASMPFSAPVAFYIR
- a CDS encoding carbohydrate ABC transporter permease, whose product is MSVTTLPSHRVALRQPGWIARLFDYKPFLIVMCLAPAIGLLTVFLTYPLGLGVWLAFTDTTIGQRGVFIGLENFQYLLKDPLWWNAVFYSIFYTGVATIGKFALGFWLALLLNNHFPLKSLLRAIVLLPWIVPTVLSALAFWWIYDPQFSIISYLLVDVLHIRSTNIDFLGTPWPARFSLIVANIWRGIPFVAISLLAGLQTISPSLYEAAMLDGASAWQRFRYITFPMMMPILAIVMTFSIIFTFTDFQLVYAITRGGPVNSTHLLATLAFQRGIAGGELGEGAAIAVSMIPFLVFATLFSYFGLARRKWQQGEAND
- a CDS encoding ABC transporter substrate-binding protein, encoding MRNDITRRDALALGASAAAIAVTGASAQTASGIKAADVPAPKLAIEKGASLRMLRPVRFVQADEDVFRANAAKFTKETGVEVKVDFVGWEDINQQTAVTSNSGAGPDVIIGFSDAPHIYVDKLVELTDVADYLGKRYGGWQPLAQKYGKRNKSDAWIGLPFGASAGPLIYRKSILQSVGFDKVPEDHAGILDLCRKLQKAGKPAGFALGNARGDGNGFANWVLWSHNAALLDEEGNIVINSKETIAALNWVKELYPTFIAGTPSWNDVSNNRAYSSQEISLTANGVSLYFSLKNDPATRAIAEDSEHQLLPKGLAKISPMAGLTLNAMLFKHSQYPNAAKAFLQYMLEKDQYEPWLNANSGYWSQPLAAYAEAKVWSEDPKVKIFKDTMNSTYYDGYKGPISTATGAVGADYVLIQMCAAVATGASTPETAAAEAEQRCKRYFRRQGR
- a CDS encoding C-terminal binding protein, with the protein product MPKYRVVTPKGASFTVAGGGYDYEKEALDPIGAEIIEAPANEAEFIAAAKTADAIYAKGMPITKAVIDALENCKVITLGSVGVDSVDVKAATARGIPVTNIPDTFIEEVADHAMMLLLAGFRRLVEQDKMVRTGRWSEGRPALLKIPRLMGQTLGFISFGRVARAVAKRAAPFGLRMMAYDPFIQETLLYDHGVMPATLNEVLSQSDFVSMHAPARPEVHHMLTEKHFRQMKKSAVFINTGRGATVDEEALIKALQEGWIAHAALDVLEKEPPSHNNPMLSMENVTLTAHVASASARFDEARKRRVGYELSLVLQGMWPVSCVNPSVLQDTALRRWQPVSMDRGPNS